GCACGATGGTGAGCATCTCCGCCAGAGCCGAATCGTCGTCCACAACCAGAATCCGAGGCTTCATGCTCCTATGGTGTCACTCTCGGCTCGCCTGATGGCTGATTGGACAACTCGGCGGCGAGTCGATCGGGATCTACGTCGGCAGTGACGACCTGCCACGGCGATACCCAGTTCGCCGCCGCGAGAGCGGCGTACACGGCCGAGGTTCGGCTCTGCAGCGAGCCGTCCCGTTCGTACGCATCCCGGGTTCGGGCGACGTCCGCACTCTCACGCGCCGCAGCCCGCTCGGCGGCGAGTGCCACCGGCACGTCGAGCAAGATCTGAATGTCCGGAATCGGAACTCCGAAGCGCTCGAATTCGAGCGCCCTGATCCATTCCACGGCCCCGCCGTCTGCGGTCTGTTCCAACCGAGCAGCGGTGTACGCGGCATTGGACGCCACGTACCGGTCGAGAAGAACTACATCGTTGTGCGAGAGCAGCTTTCGGACCTCGTCGACCGCATCCCGGCGATCGAGCGCGAACAGCAGAGCCATCGCGTGCACGCTGCCGGCGGTGTCGCCGTGTTCGCCGTGCAGTGCCTCCGCCG
The nucleotide sequence above comes from Rhodococcoides fascians A25f. Encoded proteins:
- a CDS encoding dTMP kinase; this encodes MGQLFVIEGVDGAGKNTLARRLVSAWERDGLDVARIGFPRYDRSVHADLAAEALHGEHGDTAGSVHAMALLFALDRRDAVDEVRKLLSHNDVVLLDRYVASNAAYTAARLEQTADGGAVEWIRALEFERFGVPIPDIQILLDVPVALAAERAAARESADVARTRDAYERDGSLQSRTSAVYAALAAANWVSPWQVVTADVDPDRLAAELSNQPSGEPRVTP